Genomic DNA from Klebsiella variicola:
CATCGCTGAGACGTTCCCGGAAGGCCGGGGATACAGGGGGCGGCGGCGACTGGCCGCCCCCTGTGCGCTCCCTGCGCCATGAGTGACATAACGCAGACAATTAACCGGGAGCGCAATGTGCGCTGAAGCCACCGATAATATAAACAACCACACTGCAGTGCTTCCCCTCACCCTGGCCCTCTCCCGGAGGGAGAGGGAATCGTCCGGCTGGCGTTTAGGCCCGTGCAAGCACACTGCCAGGTAACGTTATCCGATGCCACTCCCCTACTTCGCCAGGCTGGCAAAGCGAGCAAAGACCGCATCAAAAATCGCCAGCCCTTGCGCCACCTGCTCAGCAGTAATGGTGCACGGCGGAACCACGTGAATGCGGTTCTCCACCACAAAGGCCAACAGCCCGGCCTCGGTTAAGGCCCCTTTGATCGCGGCCATGTCGGCGGCAGTCAGCGGCGTTTTTTGTTCACGGCTGCTCACCAGCTCCAGCGCCTGGAACAGGCCGCGACCACGCACCTCGCCGATAATGGCGTGCTTCTCCGCCAGCGCCTCGAGACCGGGGCGCAGCACCTCGTTGCCGATATAGGCCGCGTTCTCAACCACCTTCTCCTCTTTCATCGCGTCGATGGTGGCGACAATCGCCGCCATCGCCAGCGGATGGCCGGAGTAGGTCAGCCCGCCGGCAAAAAAGTGGTCGTCAAAATAGCGGGCAATCGGCTCGCTAATCAGCACCCCGCCCGCCGGCACGTAGCCCGCGTTAACCCCTTTGGCAAAGGTCACCAGATCCGGCACCACGCCATCCTGTTCGAAGGCGAACCAGCTGCCGGTACGGCCAAAGCCGGCCATCACCTCATCGAGGATCAGCACGATGCCAAACTCGTCGGCCAGGGCGCGCACACCCTGCATATAGCCTGCCGGCGGCACGAGGATCCCGGCGGTGCCGGGGATGGACTCCAGCA
This window encodes:
- a CDS encoding aspartate aminotransferase family protein; the encoded protein is MKLALQNEVAVSNDEVRQLDRAYVFHSWSMQGNLHPLVIAGAQGCELWDYEGNTWLDFSSQLVNVNIGYQHPRVLAAMKAQLETLVTIAPATANLARGEAAKRIVDLAPAGFSKVFFTNAGADANENAIRMARLYTGRDKVLSAYRSYHGNTGSAIAATGDWRRVPNEFSRGHVHFFNPYLYRSEFNAVTEEEECQRALAHLRRIIECEGPTAIAAILLESIPGTAGILVPPAGYMQGVRALADEFGIVLILDEVMAGFGRTGSWFAFEQDGVVPDLVTFAKGVNAGYVPAGGVLISEPIARYFDDHFFAGGLTYSGHPLAMAAIVATIDAMKEEKVVENAAYIGNEVLRPGLEALAEKHAIIGEVRGRGLFQALELVSSREQKTPLTAADMAAIKGALTEAGLLAFVVENRIHVVPPCTITAEQVAQGLAIFDAVFARFASLAK